The genomic stretch ACACTATTGAGGAggaaataaataaagcaaatgtaaactattgactaagacggagggagtatctaTCTATGGCTATTTCTAAGAACCAGTGCTAAGCCAAGTCAATCATACATTTATAAAATAGGTGAGACAGTTTTAACATTGTGTAATTTTCAACCCCAAGGACAACACAATCGTATAAAATTAGTTGTCTGAGTTACTCATTGTTGAATGTTTCTTGTCTTTTGATATATTAACTTCTTATACATTACGGAGTATTTTCTATCATCTTCCCAAACCACAATCAAAAACCATGGATATGGAACAAGAAGAGCTCCAATTCTTAGGCTTCTTTGGTATATGCAAGGAAGCTATAGCCATCACATTACGAAGGTCGAAAATCTTTAAAAAAAGCTTACCCTTACCTTAATCCTCCCTCTATCCATTATCTTCCTAGCACATGATGGATTTTCGACCTTCCTGTCTCAAAAGATCATAACAAATGAAGATACCTTAAACGCCACGCAACTTGGAACACCTGCTTTTAACGACGAATCCAAGAAAATCTCTTCAGAATTGATCACCCTTTGGCTCATTAAGCTTGTTTACTTATTAATCGCCCTTGTGTTTTCCCTGCCTTCGACTTCCGCCATCGTTTACACTGTCGCTTGTATCTACACGGGTAAGGATATCTCGTACAAAAAGGTCACGAGTGTTGTTCCTAAGGTTTGGAAAAGAGTCATGGTTACATTTTTATGGAGTTTCGGTATGATTTTTGCGTACAGTTTGTTTTTTGTCATAATAATAATCATGTTATTATTCCTTAATCAATATCCTGATACTCCTATTAGTTTACCAGGGGGATTAGTAATGTTAACCATCTTGTTTCAATATCTACTCGGGTTTGTACATATGAGTGTTCAATGGCAACTGGCCACTGTTATTTCTGTCATGGAAGACACATATGGTATATATACAAGCAATAGCGAAAGCAGAATCTTGATCAAGGGAAACTCAGGAATTTCAGTTGCGATTTTCTTGGCATTTTTCCTTTGCTTGGTGGGGATTGAATATACATTTGAGAGAGCTGAGGTTACTGATAGTAGTAGTACTGGAATTGGAAGTAAAATTGGGTATGGAATTGTACGTTTGGTAGTGACTTTGCTCTTCCTATTTGGGTTTGTTGTTCAAACTATCGTCTATTTCGTGTGCAAGTCGTATCACCATCAGAATATCGACAAGTCTTCTTTGGCCGATCATCTTGAGGCTTATCGCGGGGAATATGTTCCTTTAACTGCTAAGGATAAACAAATGGAGCAATTCCAAGTCTAATAAAAAAAAATC from Silene latifolia isolate original U9 population chromosome 2, ASM4854445v1, whole genome shotgun sequence encodes the following:
- the LOC141641634 gene encoding uncharacterized protein LOC141641634, translating into MSVQWQLATVISVMEDTYGIYTSNSESRILIKGNSGISVAIFLAFFLCLVGIEYTFERAEVTDSSSTGIGSKIGYGIVRLVVTLLFLFGFVVQTIVYFVCKSYHHQNIDKSSLADHLEAYRGEYVPLTAKDKQMEQFQV